From the Lathyrus oleraceus cultivar Zhongwan6 chromosome 4, CAAS_Psat_ZW6_1.0, whole genome shotgun sequence genome, one window contains:
- the LOC127074508 gene encoding uncharacterized protein LOC127074508, which produces MGNCSSFDSSQVETAKVVAHDGTMKEFSYAVKVSYLLQLYPGCFICDSDEMGFDDVVVAMHEDEVLILGQLYFALPLNRLKKPLPMREMAALAVKASSALNKCGAGEKVGFRRKRILVFSGEGNGKSGRRVSPDISVSVGRSRSGRNFGGGRGKFVAELSCIPE; this is translated from the coding sequence ATGGGTAACTGCTCTTCGTTCGATTCGTCGCAGGTCGAAACAGCTAAGGTTGTCGCACACGACGGTACCATGAAGGAATTCTCGTACGCGGTTAAGGTTTCTTATCTTTTACAATTATACCCCGGGTGTTTCATATGCGATTCTGATGAGATGGGGTTCGACGACGTCGTTGTAGCCATGCATGAAGATGAGGTTTTGATACTTGGACAGCTTTATTTCGCTTTGCCGTTGAACCGGTTGAAAAAGCCGTTACCGATGAGGGAAATGGCCGCGCTGGCCGTGAAGGCTAGCTCCGCGCTTAATAAATGTGGTGCCGGAGAGAAAGTTGGGTTTCGACGGAAACGGATTCTGGTGTTCTCCGGTGAAGGGAACGGGAAGTCCGGTCGGCGAGTGTCGCCGGATATTTCTGTTAGTGTTGGTAGGTCGAGGAGCGGGAGAAATTTCGGTGGTGGCAGAGGGAAGTTTGTGGCGGAGTTGAGTTGCATACCGGAGTAG